Proteins from a single region of Carassius gibelio isolate Cgi1373 ecotype wild population from Czech Republic chromosome B15, carGib1.2-hapl.c, whole genome shotgun sequence:
- the LOC127972400 gene encoding uncharacterized protein LOC127972400: MSECHLCLLGLIALSSLLTGVSGEDHVHVFISSGEDVRLPCNNALHDALHDCNSTTWNYNRGSHSGTVELIALGKERKGTERHERLSLESDCSLNITNISTEDYGYYTCQQWTGVGGKQIGPDARVYLHVLHVSSSQTQISSDLSCRLYSYPPVSCDEWISSERIHLFWVNQAGVKPTRSSSSDLCIISQNTTLLNEDHNREWRCNVTQRDELKTSVTITVKRSVFITEHHVDLLGAKEYSQIRASGRIGNGSFELQ; encoded by the exons atgtctgAGTGTCATCTGTGTCTGCTGGGACTGATCGCTCTCTCTTCACTTCTCACAG GTGTCAGTGGAGAGGatcatgttcatgtgttcatcagTTCTGGTGAAGATGTCCGTCTGCCCTGTAATAACGCTCTTCATGATGCTCTTCATGACTGCAACTCAACTACATGGAACTATAACAGAGGCAGTCATTCAGGAACAGTTGAACTGATTGCTTTAGGGAAAGAGAGGAAAGGCACAGAGAGACATGAGAGACTGAGTCTGGagtctgactgctctctgaacatcaCGAACATCTCAACAGAAGATTATGGATATTACACCTGCCAACAATGGACTGGTGTGGGTGGAAAACAAATAGGACCTGACGCTCGTGTTTATCTGCATGTTCTTCATg TCTCATCCTCACAGACTCAGATCAGTTCAGATCTCTCCTGTCGGCTGTATTCATATCCTCCAGTCTCTTGTGATGAATGGATCAGTTCTGAGAGAATTCATCTGTTCTGGGTGAATCAGGCCGGTGTTAAACCGACGAGATCATCCTCATCAGATCTCTGTATCATCTCTCAGAATACAACACTCCTGAATGAAGATCACAACAGAGAGTGGAGATGTAATGTTACTCAGAGAGATGAACTCAAGACCTCAGTCACAATCACTGTCAAGAGATCAG TGTTTATAACAGAACATCATGTCGACCTCCTTGGTGCGAAGGAATACAGCCAGATTCGAGCTTCTGGAAGGATTGGAAATGGATCGTTTGAACTTCAGTAG